The following are from one region of the Corylus avellana chromosome ca1, CavTom2PMs-1.0 genome:
- the LOC132167469 gene encoding kinesin-like protein KIN-14I has translation MVGVVGAKDLPAEPSEKEFRLGLRSGIILCNVLNKVYSGAVPKVVESPCDSALVLDGAALSAFQYFENVRNFLVAVQEMGIPTFEASDLEQGGKSG, from the exons ATGGTGGGAGTAGTGGGGGCGAAGGATTTGCCGGCGGAGCCGTCGGAGAAGGAGTTCAGGCTGGGATTGAGAAGTGGGATCATTCTCTGCAATGTGCTCAACAAGGTTTACTCTGGAGCTGTGCCCAAG gtGGTGGAAAGTCCATGTGATTCTGCTCTGGTTCTTGATGGGGCCGCATTGTCCGCATTTCAGTACTTTGAGAATGTGAGGAATTTCCTGGTGGCTGTGCAGGAAATGGGAATTCCTACGTTTGAGGCGTCTGATCTGGAACAA GGAGGGAAATCTGGTTGA